A genomic region of Dunckerocampus dactyliophorus isolate RoL2022-P2 chromosome 8, RoL_Ddac_1.1, whole genome shotgun sequence contains the following coding sequences:
- the LOC129186655 gene encoding uncharacterized protein LOC129186655 isoform X1, whose product MIARQKLRGCRAPGILYMNLWFMEDDGEKYVLTTIQKRYSVTVPGQATIRGVNTQVFLDGMTFQKTTDACQLLLKVSEENCVCDQSFISMNKTDDPWEYLCDPPFFWGIFAALVLSLTCNIICCLSKCLGNRTCGSKIRQSQSPQQMQENPIYGNVSYMQTSTTALTEIQPPKVTLSCSSLMDQLSSSYDSQSKTPDCYANLSLKAPKTKESACSSSQVQYSVVFQSEELRKENEANADSVTAVSDVYASVQTKRTDTGDKLNSGEAYANHI is encoded by the exons atgatcgctaggcagaagttacgtggctgtagggcgcctggaatactgtatatgaatctttggttcatggaggacgacggggaaaaatatgttttaacaacgatacaaaaacgctacagcgtaacggtgccaggacaagctacgatcagaggagtgaatacgc AAGTCTTCTTGGATGGCATGACATTTCAGAAGACAACAGATGCTTGTCAGTTACTGCTCAAAGTAAGCGAAGAGAATTGTGTTTGTGATCAGAGCTTTATCAGCATGAACAAAACAGATG ATCCCTGGGAATATCTGTGTGACCCACCCTTTTTCTGGGGAATATTTGCAGCATTGGTACTCTCATtgacttgtaatattatatgcTGTCTCAGTAAATGTTTAG GAAATAGAACATGTGGTTCGAAAATAAGACAAAG CCAGAGTCCACAACAGATGCAAGAAAACCCTATCTATGGAAACGTGAGCTACATGCAAACCA GCACGACCGCATTGACTGAAATCCAGCCTCCCAAGGTGACACTCAGCTGTTCATCTCTGATGGATCAACTGAGCTCAAGCTACGACTCACAG TCCAAAACTCCAGACTGTTACGCCAACCTGAGCCTAAAGGCCCCAAAGACAAAAGAGTCGGCTTGCAGCTCGTCTCAGGTTCAATACTCTGTCGTATTTCAGTCAGAGGAGTTGAGGAAGGAAAACGAGGCAAATGCCGACTCTGTTACCGCCGTGTCGGATGTGTATGCTTCTGTGCAAACCAAACGCACCGATACTGGAGACAAGTTAAACAGCGGAGAAGCGTATGCCAACCATATCTGA
- the LOC129186655 gene encoding uncharacterized protein LOC129186655 isoform X3, whose amino-acid sequence MTFQKTTDACQLLLKVSEENCVCDQSFISMNKTDDPWEYLCDPPFFWGIFAALVLSLTCNIICCLSKCLGNRTCGSKIRQSQSPQQMQENPIYGNVSYMQTSTTALTEIQPPKVTLSCSSLMDQLSSSYDSQSKTPDCYANLSLKAPKTKESACSSSQVQYSVVFQSEELRKENEANADSVTAVSDVYASVQTKRTDTGDKLNSGEAYANHI is encoded by the exons ATGACATTTCAGAAGACAACAGATGCTTGTCAGTTACTGCTCAAAGTAAGCGAAGAGAATTGTGTTTGTGATCAGAGCTTTATCAGCATGAACAAAACAGATG ATCCCTGGGAATATCTGTGTGACCCACCCTTTTTCTGGGGAATATTTGCAGCATTGGTACTCTCATtgacttgtaatattatatgcTGTCTCAGTAAATGTTTAG GAAATAGAACATGTGGTTCGAAAATAAGACAAAG CCAGAGTCCACAACAGATGCAAGAAAACCCTATCTATGGAAACGTGAGCTACATGCAAACCA GCACGACCGCATTGACTGAAATCCAGCCTCCCAAGGTGACACTCAGCTGTTCATCTCTGATGGATCAACTGAGCTCAAGCTACGACTCACAG TCCAAAACTCCAGACTGTTACGCCAACCTGAGCCTAAAGGCCCCAAAGACAAAAGAGTCGGCTTGCAGCTCGTCTCAGGTTCAATACTCTGTCGTATTTCAGTCAGAGGAGTTGAGGAAGGAAAACGAGGCAAATGCCGACTCTGTTACCGCCGTGTCGGATGTGTATGCTTCTGTGCAAACCAAACGCACCGATACTGGAGACAAGTTAAACAGCGGAGAAGCGTATGCCAACCATATCTGA
- the LOC129186655 gene encoding uncharacterized protein LOC129186655 isoform X2: MPWQKLRGCRAPGILYMNLWFMEDDGEKYVLTTIQKRYSVTVPGQATIRGVNTQVFLDGMTFQKTTDACQLLLKVSEENCVCDQSFISMNKTDDPWEYLCDPPFFWGIFAALVLSLTCNIICCLSKCLGNRTCGSKIRQSQSPQQMQENPIYGNVSYMQTSTTALTEIQPPKVTLSCSSLMDQLSSSYDSQSKTPDCYANLSLKAPKTKESACSSSQVQYSVVFQSEELRKENEANADSVTAVSDVYASVQTKRTDTGDKLNSGEAYANHI; the protein is encoded by the exons gcagaagttacgtggctgtagggcgcctggaatactgtatatgaatctttggttcatggaggacgacggggaaaaatatgttttaacaacgatacaaaaacgctacagcgtaacggtgccaggacaagctacgatcagaggagtgaatacgc AAGTCTTCTTGGATGGCATGACATTTCAGAAGACAACAGATGCTTGTCAGTTACTGCTCAAAGTAAGCGAAGAGAATTGTGTTTGTGATCAGAGCTTTATCAGCATGAACAAAACAGATG ATCCCTGGGAATATCTGTGTGACCCACCCTTTTTCTGGGGAATATTTGCAGCATTGGTACTCTCATtgacttgtaatattatatgcTGTCTCAGTAAATGTTTAG GAAATAGAACATGTGGTTCGAAAATAAGACAAAG CCAGAGTCCACAACAGATGCAAGAAAACCCTATCTATGGAAACGTGAGCTACATGCAAACCA GCACGACCGCATTGACTGAAATCCAGCCTCCCAAGGTGACACTCAGCTGTTCATCTCTGATGGATCAACTGAGCTCAAGCTACGACTCACAG TCCAAAACTCCAGACTGTTACGCCAACCTGAGCCTAAAGGCCCCAAAGACAAAAGAGTCGGCTTGCAGCTCGTCTCAGGTTCAATACTCTGTCGTATTTCAGTCAGAGGAGTTGAGGAAGGAAAACGAGGCAAATGCCGACTCTGTTACCGCCGTGTCGGATGTGTATGCTTCTGTGCAAACCAAACGCACCGATACTGGAGACAAGTTAAACAGCGGAGAAGCGTATGCCAACCATATCTGA